The DNA region atttttttgtgttctaatcgcactctttagcaattacgcttatcaaaacattgccgtgtatatgttaggaccataatgaacttaagatgctaaacatagcacttacaggagttacctcccctacacaacttgaaaaaaaagttgtcggcgggtaatatttgaaagcgtttgaaccacggataaacttgtaaacaaaataatttatgaaagacaactcgtgaagactttgagtttaaaggaaggagttgtaccaagaaattgctcaaatacagttaattataacagtcaatcagtaggtacaatgtactgtgtattatttgaaaagacattttgactacatacatgacatggtcttcatcataattgtacattagaaattacattataatctccgttgtatatgatagatgacaaagtatatctgtaatttgtatttttttcggggggaaaagacgaaaattaaggtttgttaattttcgtcttttcggggcgaaaagacgaaaattaacgtttgttaaatttcgtcttttcggggcgaaaagacgaaaagacgaaatttaaggtttgtaattttcgtcttttcagtgcgaaaagacgaaaagacgagatttttgaaggcgaaaagacgaaaattaaaggcgctaattagcgtgcttcactttcgtcttttcgtgtttgacttttcgtcttttcgtcttgaTAACCGGACGGAGATATCAGAGAGTGGATttctgtgagggctttgtcaaggctcgtctgaaaacaatataaaacctTCAGGTCTGTGTTTGATTCATAAACGAACATAATCAAAAACAGCCCAGGCACCTGTTATAACGGTTCATAAAAGGGGGCGTTTCCCCATTGGATGGAACAGCTGATTCTACTTCCTGTGGATCAGTTTGAGCTTGCTGTAAGGCCGATGTATAAATAGTTACCAATCAACACATTCGTTGTGTCGCTTGTTGGTCGACTCTCAACACTTAGTCTAGCAATATGTCAGCTCGCGGTGCTAAAAAGAAGAAGGCGACATCTAAGTCAGCCAAAGCCGGGGTCCTGTTCCCCGTGGCCAGGATGAGGCGCTACCTGAAAAACATGACCCACCATTATCGTATTGGGGCCGGGGCACCTGTTTACATGGCGGCCGTCATCGAGTACCTTACCGGTAGATCTCCGCTCCTCCATTGTATTTCCCTGTTTGTGTACATTCTCGCCTAAGCTTTAAGCACAGTCAGCAGAAAAGCTTTTGGTTGTCTATAAACAAAGTCACCGAATTTATAATAATGCAGACAATTATTGATAACcaatacaatatattacataatagcAGTGTCATTTAATGTAATACATTGATTACCAACATGTATAATCAAAACAATAGAGTTCTAAATGTCATCATGACCCAGCATTTGATAGAAAGGACATAATTAGTGTTCAATCTCATCAATGTTCATACAGTACAGATAAAACCTTATGTTATTTTCccccaaaaatatatatatgattctgATGAGTTTtacagagtatatatatattaacataagCTATGTATTTGTCAAGTAGTTAAGCTTATCAGAAAACAATTTGAGTATAACATACAGTTATCAGTTTTCTTTACTTTGCTAGCAGCCTGCCTTGATTCCTAAACAGataagaaaatatgcaaattatgtaggAACTCCTAGTTCTCCAAAGTGTTTGCACTCAAAGTGGAAGTTTAAATTCCTTTTAGAGCTAATTGCCAACCCAGGTCTTCCCAGTACTATACATAAAACGAGAAAGGAATCTTTGTCACAAATagtaaatatgatttaaacaaatactttttgatgaaaaaatagtTAGGTGAATGGAAAACAGTTGGgttaattttattgataatgaaCATATTGTTTCTAGTTGTCATTTATATGCATGTATTGCCTTATTCAGCTGAGATCTTGGAACTTGCCGGTAACGCTGCAAGAGACAACAAAAAGAGTCGAGTCACACCAAGGCACATCTTACTGGCTGTGGCAAACGACGAGGAATTAAATCAGGTATATCATAAGTTTTATCTGGAGGTGTTGGTTTAGTCTAGATGTTGCTGTTAAGGCATATATTCAGGTAAAAGACTCATACTAAAGTCAAAGACCCTCGCTGATTTGCTTTTAAATGGATAATATATGTTATAATGAACTAAAATAACTATTGTTAGTGACCCAGCAATGGTGTCTACTCCAATAGAAAGTTTTTTGGAATTCAATTTTACTTGTTATGAATTGgataaattgttattttatatgagTTATTATTATGAATCAATATTACAGTTATGGATCATCCAGTTAATCTGTAATAAGGGGAgacaaatgttaatatataactaAGTGGAGACAAATGTTAATCTTTAACTATGATGAGATAGAGGTTTATCTATAACTAAGGGGAGACAAATGTTAATCTATAACTAAGGAGAGACAAATGTTAATCTATAACTAAGGAGAGACAAATGTTAATCTATAACTAAGGGGACCCAAATGTTAATCTATAACTAAGGGGAGACAAATGTTAATCTATAACTAAGGGGAGACAAATGTTAATCTATAACTAAGGGGAGACAAATGTTAATCTATAACTAAGGGGAGACAAATGTTAATCTATAACTAAGGGGAGACAAATGTTAATCTATAACTAAGGGGAGACAAATGTTAATCTATAACTAAGGGGAGACAAATGTTAATCTATAACTAAGGGGAGACAAATGTTAATCTATAACTAAGGGGAGACAAATGTTAATCTATAACTAAGGGGAGACAAATGTTAATCTATAACTAAGGGGAGACAAATGTTAATCTATAACTAAGGGGACGCAAATATTAATCTTATAACTAAGGGGAGACAAATGTTAATCTATAACTAAGGGGAgacaaatgttaatatataactaaggggagacaaatgttaatatataactaAGGGGAGACAAATGTTAATCTATAACTAAGGGGAGATCAATTTTAATCAAtaataaggggagataaatgCCAACTTATCTAAactaaataacattaaatatttgttttgtttcagttactgaaacatgtgaccattgCCAATGGTGGTGTGTTGCCTAGAATACTCCCAGAACTTCTCCTGAGAAAGAAAGGATCAAAATTCCAGATGCAATCTGAACCTCCCAAACTCTCCGTTCAAGCCAACAAAGCAACTGCTAGTACATCTAAACAGAGTGACAGCCCAAGTCCAGCCAAAAAAGCAAAGGTCAAGGTGACCCCCAAAGTTGTTAGGGCTCCACTCAAACCAATACCCAAATCAGGAAAGACAGGAAAAATAGCTAAAGTTAAACCACTCAAGGTGTGTGTTTTTTGTAGTAATGCAATTTATttcattgcttttatatcaaatatgccATGACCAAACTACAAGAGAAACACTGTTTCTATAATTAAGGCATCAGTAGGGTGTTACCATTGCTAGGGATTTACGTTATATAATGGTGCAGCCATTGTTATTACAAACAGAAGTGAAAGATTTGTAAGGAAACATTGTTAGTTTGCCGAGTTGAAGAGAGATCAGACAGCTGCATTGGAGGTCACATTTCAGTGTAAATAATATGAATCATTGCAATCCTAATCACTGTATTTCGGATATTAGAATAACTACTATACCGAGGGAATCACTTACTCTATTTGAAATATTACTCTAGCTTTATTAAGGAAATCCCTGTTATATTAAGGGTATCCTCATTACTAAAGTAAGAAAATCCTTAATACTATATTAAGTAATCATTGATCCTATATTAAGGGTATCCCATATACTTAGGGAATCCCTGTTGCTATATTTAGGGTATCATATACTAAGGGGATCCCTGATGCTATATTTAGGGTATCACATATACTAAGGGAATCCCTGTTGCTAtatttaggatatcatatactAAGGGGATCCCTGTTGCTTTATTTAGGGTATCACTGGGTCTGCAGAAGCAGTAGCTGCAACGTCTGCTGGAAGTTTCACAATCCTGTCTGAGAAGAAACTTTTCCTTGGACAAAAAGTAAGGCTTGTACGACTGATGAGTTTATAATACCATTTAGGCTGATGAAGACAGGATCACTAGGGTAACAGGAGACAAATGACCTGTCGgtcatataaaatacaaaactctctataaatatattttgtattcataCAGTCATTTTCATTGtagtaaattgtacaatttataaTGCCACAACTGTCACATTATTAAGTCAGCTGAGATATAAAACCATGTTGTTGATTATAAGGATAGATGTTTGTCAGACAAGTGCACCACATGGTCTCTCAATAGTGTATAGCTTGTGGCTGTATTTCAAAAGAATATGAACAAGAATGGGAGAAATCACTCCATTTTCTTACCTTTAATAGGGAGactaatgtaaaaatatattgagTTGAGTTGACAAAATTCAGTGGTAGAGAGAAATTTAGATTTTAAGAGTAAAATGGTTCTGGTATTTATAAGAAATGTAATATTGTCTGATGTGTTACAGATGACAGTTATACAAGGAGATCTCGTTAAAATCATGTCAGATGCCATAGTACACCCGACTAGTTCAGCCTTCTACATGGGAGGGGAAGTAGGTAGGTATAGGGTAATTACAGGCAGCCTAAAGCAAATGTTCCGCAGACTCCAATGACACGATCaacagaaaatatcaaaataacataaGGTATGTCACCACAGTAATGTTATAGACACAAATAATTATCTCTTACATAGCATGACTATGTCAGAAtcttattagctcacctggcccgaagggccggtgagcttatgtcatggcgcggcgtccgtcgtccgtccgtccgtccgtccgtccgtccgtcgtcgtccgtccgtccgtccgtccgtcaacatttcctttaaatcgctactagtcatagagttctgcatggattgtaaccaaatttggccacaaacatccttgggggagggggaacagaacttgtataaattttggctctgtcccccccggggcaggaggggcggggcccaataggggaaatagaggtaaatcctataaatcgctacttgtcctagagttctgcatggattgtaaccaaatttgaccacaaacatccttgggggaggggaaacagaacttgtataaattttggctctggtcccccaggggcaggaggggcggggcccaataggggtaatagaggtaaatcctttaaatcgctacttgtcctagagttctgcatggattgtaaccaaaattagccacaaacatccttgggggaaggggaacagaacttgtgtaaattttgactctggttccccgggggcaagaggggcggggcccaataggggaaatagaggtaaatcctttaaatcgctactagtcatagagttctgaatggaatgtaaccaaatttggccacaaacatccttgggggaaggggaacagaacttgtgtaaattttggctctggtcccccaggggcaggaggggcggggcccaataggggtaatagaggtaaatcctttaaatcgctactagtcatagagttttgaatggaatgtaaccaaatttggccacaaacatccttgggggaaggggaacagaccttgtataaattttggctctgaccccccccgggggcaggaggggcagggccaaataggggaaatagaggtaaatcctttaaatctctacttgtcctagagctctacatgaattgtaaccaaatttggccacaaacatccttgggggaaggggaacagcacgtttataaattttggctctggtcccccgggggcaggaggggcggggcccaataggggtaatagaggtaaatcctttaaatcgctactagtcatagagttctgaatggaatgtaaccaaatttggccacaaacatcctttggtgaaggggaacagaacttgtataaattttggctctgaccccccgggggcaggaggggcggggcccaataggggaaatagaggtaaatcctataaatcacttcttgtcctagagttttgcttggattgtgaccaaatttggccataaacatccttgggggaagaggaacagaacttgtataaattttggctctgaccccctgggggcgggaggggtggggcccaataggggatttagaggttgggcccaataggggatttagaggttaatattaaaattccttcagaaaagaaacaatgaacctgtattcagaacattacttggcattacaaaccaggtgagcgatacaggccctctgggcctcttgtattctTTTTGTGTTACCAGTCAACATAAAGGTATCATTCTGTTGACATTGATGGTGCTGCCTGCTGCATCATCCCTTTAACTCAGAATCCGGCATGTATACAAAGTACAGAAAGAGTTAATGATCATGCATATCTTCCTTGCCGGGGTCGCAGTGGTTAAGTGGGTAAAATGTCCCAAATATTACCGCAAGACCTCTACCACTGGGatgcgagttcaaatcccatgtggggcatgcgtagttgccaggtattacgtactgaccactggtcggtgtttttttctccgggtGCTCTCGGGGCatatccttacatgaccctggctgttaataggatcttaaactaataaaaccaaacattCCTTGCCAAAATTGTTTCCTTGGGATCTGATTTTAAGTCTGAAGGTCAAAAGTCAAGGTTAATAAAAGAAAAGTTACATAAATGGATGATGATAGAAAACCCTGTGGCATTACAGactgattttcaatttttaatatcTATTACATAGAGTAAGGCACATATACCATTTTATCCATTCAGtgatttttgtgtcgcctgcaacgcaagggcgacacttaggtatcactatgtcggcgccggtgtcggcgtcggcgtccgggaaacggtttccgtgcgataacttaattattcatcatccgatttcaaccaaatttggtatactgctttatattaatgtgatctcggatgagtttgacaatggtcaaaatctgttaatatttgcaagagttatgggacttttaaaatcgtcaaacagataaatccatggtttccgttcgataacttaaatatttattgtccaatttcaacaaaatttcatgAATTGCCTTATATCAATGAGATTTCAGATGAGTTTGacaatggtcaaaatccgtcgatatttgcaaaagttatgggactttaaaatcgtcaaaacagataaatccatggtttccattcgataacttaaatatatattgtccaatttcaacaaaatttcatgaattgttttatatcaatgagatctcagatgagttcgacaatggtcaaaatccattaATATTTGCGAGAGTTATGGGACTTTTAAATCGTCAAAAGATGGTTTCTGCTATATAACTTCAGTATTTATTGttcgatttcaaccaaatttggtgtacaatgtattgctttatatcaatgagatctaaGATGGGTTTAATACTGGTCAAACtctatcaatatttgcaagagttacatg from Argopecten irradians isolate NY chromosome 5, Ai_NY, whole genome shotgun sequence includes:
- the LOC138322899 gene encoding core histone macro-H2A.1-like isoform X2; protein product: MSARGAKKKKATSKSAKAGVLFPVARMRRYLKNMTHHYRIGAGAPVYMAAVIEYLTAEILELAGNAARDNKKSRVTPRHILLAVANDEELNQLLKHVTIANGGVLPRILPELLLRKKGSKFQMQSEPPKLSVQANKATASTSKQSDSPSPAKKAKVKVTPKVVRAPLKPIPKSGKTGKIAKVKPLKGITGSAEAVAATSAGSFTILSEKKLFLGQKMTVIQGDLVKIMSDAIVHPTSSAFYMGGEVGSAIEKAGGKEFRKEVDDLYKSNGSLDTAGAAICPGHNFPAKYVIHVNGPSWGTTNSTQLLEKAVKNVLTLADEKNLKSIAIPSIGSGNAGFPKQTAAQIILKAISNYFVTVMSSSLKQVYFVLYDMESIGVYTSELAKLDS
- the LOC138322899 gene encoding core histone macro-H2A.1-like isoform X1; its protein translation is MSARGAKKKKATSKSAKAGVLFPVARMRRYLKNMTHHYRIGAGAPVYMAAVIEYLTAEILELAGNAARDNKKSRVTPRHILLAVANDEELNQLLKHVTIANGGVLPRILPELLLRKKGSKFQMQSEPPKLSVQANKATASTSKQSDSPSPAKKAKVKVTPKVVRAPLKPIPKSGKTGKIAKVKPLKGITGSAEAVAATSAGSFTILSEKKLFLGQKMTVIQGDLVKIMSDAIVHPTSSAFYMGGEVGSAIEKAGGKEFRKEVDDLYKSNGSLDTAGAAICPGHNFPARFVIHCNGPQWSASNPQQLLEKTVKNCLTLADEKNLKSIAFPSIGSGRAGFPKQTAAQIILKAISNYFVTVMSSSLKQVYFVLYDMESIGVYTSELAKLDS